From Syntrophus gentianae, one genomic window encodes:
- the asnA gene encoding aspartate--ammonia ligase has protein sequence MADKIADLAGPGIGDYGKLAQDLPDDYQSLLPPLERMKAVFAIKNYIETNLCKELNLQMVQVPLIVDKDSGVNDYLDRDGSRTPVEFPCGLGLDTPIQAQVVQAATKWKRMALGQFACKAGEGICTDMRAVRKDYFLDHDHSAYVDQWDWELSITREERTINFLKDIVARIWKVIQGAGAMVQELYPQLRTSKFPAFPEELKFFHAEEILDLYPDLPRKQRENRILQEHAPAIFIIGIGWPLKDGYPHEMRAADYDDWATETIVKNGEQYHGLNGDILVWNPVTKRRHELSSMGIRVTKETLKIQLKMSGQEDFLRLPYHQAIINDRIPLSIGGGIGQARTFMYLLRTAHIGEVIVSVWPKKLKDICSKKNIHVLE, from the coding sequence ATGGCAGACAAGATTGCAGATTTAGCTGGGCCAGGAATAGGTGATTACGGTAAACTTGCACAAGATTTACCCGATGATTACCAATCTCTTCTTCCTCCGTTGGAGCGAATGAAGGCTGTTTTTGCAATCAAAAATTACATTGAGACCAATCTGTGCAAAGAACTCAACCTGCAGATGGTTCAAGTTCCCCTCATTGTCGATAAAGACAGTGGCGTGAACGATTACCTGGATCGTGATGGATCGCGAACGCCGGTAGAATTTCCCTGTGGGCTGGGACTCGATACTCCCATACAGGCCCAAGTTGTCCAAGCCGCTACGAAGTGGAAACGTATGGCGCTTGGTCAGTTTGCTTGCAAGGCTGGCGAAGGCATCTGCACCGATATGAGAGCTGTGCGCAAGGATTATTTCCTTGACCACGACCATAGTGCGTATGTGGACCAATGGGACTGGGAACTGTCCATTACTCGAGAAGAGCGTACAATCAACTTCCTCAAAGATATTGTTGCGCGAATATGGAAGGTCATCCAGGGAGCAGGCGCCATGGTGCAGGAACTGTATCCCCAACTCAGGACATCCAAGTTCCCAGCTTTTCCAGAGGAACTCAAGTTCTTCCATGCGGAAGAAATCCTTGACCTCTACCCGGATCTACCTCGGAAGCAGCGTGAGAACCGGATTCTTCAGGAACATGCTCCGGCAATCTTCATCATTGGCATAGGCTGGCCTTTGAAAGATGGTTACCCCCATGAAATGAGAGCTGCAGATTACGACGATTGGGCTACAGAGACGATCGTCAAGAACGGTGAGCAGTATCATGGATTGAACGGAGATATCCTTGTGTGGAATCCTGTAACAAAACGACGCCATGAGTTGTCGTCGATGGGGATACGGGTTACGAAGGAAACTCTTAAGATACAGCTCAAGATGTCTGGACAGGAAGATTTTCTTCGTCTTCCTTATCATCAGGCTATTATCAACGACCGAATTCCGCTCAGCATTGGAGGAGGCATCGGACAAGCAAGAACCTTCATGTACCTGCTGCGTACAGCTCATATCGGGGAGGTGATCGTCTCGGTATGGCCAAAGAAGCTTAAGGATATTTGCTCGAAAAAGAACATACATGTTCTCGAATAA
- a CDS encoding Mrp/NBP35 family ATP-binding protein: protein MSGNQPNAAPQNPPADEKFKKSMERIAHKILVLSGKGGVGKSTVAVNLAVALALEGKRVGLLDVDFHGPSIPKLLGLEDSKPEVVEEGMLPVAMASGLKVMSLGFLLNRKDDAVIWRGPMKYGAIKQLLTDVLWGDLDYLVIDFPPGTGDEPLSVAQLLPDADGAVVVTTPQDVSTIDVSKSVTFCRNLKIPVLGVVENMSGLICPHCSKLIELFKQGGGEEMAKRMEVPFLGRIPIDPQIVQSSDDGQPFVFFHQDTEAASAFRRIVQPLLSLG from the coding sequence ATGTCGGGAAATCAGCCGAATGCGGCGCCGCAGAATCCTCCCGCAGATGAGAAGTTCAAAAAGAGCATGGAGCGCATCGCTCACAAAATCCTGGTTCTTTCAGGAAAAGGCGGTGTCGGGAAGAGCACCGTCGCCGTCAATCTGGCGGTTGCACTGGCCCTGGAAGGGAAGCGCGTCGGACTGCTGGATGTGGATTTTCACGGTCCCAGCATCCCCAAACTTCTTGGCCTGGAGGACAGCAAACCGGAGGTTGTCGAAGAGGGGATGCTCCCCGTTGCCATGGCTTCCGGTTTGAAGGTCATGTCCCTGGGGTTTCTTCTGAACCGGAAAGACGATGCGGTGATCTGGCGCGGGCCGATGAAATACGGCGCGATCAAACAACTGCTCACCGATGTCCTTTGGGGCGATCTGGACTATCTGGTCATCGATTTTCCTCCCGGTACGGGGGATGAGCCGCTTTCCGTTGCACAGTTGCTTCCCGATGCGGACGGCGCCGTCGTCGTGACAACGCCTCAGGATGTCTCGACGATCGATGTCAGCAAGTCCGTAACGTTTTGCCGGAATCTGAAGATCCCCGTTCTGGGCGTGGTGGAGAACATGAGCGGATTGATCTGTCCCCACTGTTCAAAGCTCATTGAACTGTTCAAGCAGGGAGGCGGCGAGGAAATGGCCAAGCGGATGGAGGTGCCCTTTCTGGGACGCATCCCTATTGATCCCCAGATCGTGCAATCGTCGGACGATGGGCAGCCCTTTGTCTTTTTCCACCAGGATACGGAGGCCGCTTCCGCATTCCGCCGGATCGTCCAGCCGCTTCTTAGCCTCGGGTAG
- a CDS encoding DUF4126 domain-containing protein: protein MENLLGIMIGVGLSAACGFRVFVPLLVMNLAILSGHLHPSPEFAWIGTPYATLAFTTATVAEIVGYYIPWFDSILDAIATPAAVIAGTVTTVSMVTDLSPFLKWTLAIIAGGGIAGLVQGSTVALRLKSSLATAGAGNPWIATLELAGAIIIAILAIVVPIFCIGLLGLLFFVMIRKTGRLLFGKRKFSPR, encoded by the coding sequence ATGGAAAATCTGCTGGGAATAATGATCGGCGTCGGACTGAGCGCGGCGTGCGGTTTCAGGGTTTTTGTCCCTTTGCTGGTCATGAACCTGGCGATCCTGAGCGGCCATCTCCATCCATCTCCTGAATTTGCCTGGATCGGTACGCCCTATGCGACACTGGCTTTCACAACAGCGACCGTGGCGGAAATCGTCGGGTATTATATCCCCTGGTTTGACTCCATCCTGGACGCCATCGCCACACCCGCTGCCGTGATCGCGGGAACCGTTACGACGGTTTCCATGGTTACGGACCTGTCCCCCTTTCTGAAATGGACGCTGGCGATCATTGCCGGCGGCGGAATCGCTGGCCTGGTTCAGGGTTCGACAGTCGCACTCCGCCTGAAATCATCCCTCGCAACGGCAGGAGCGGGCAATCCCTGGATTGCCACACTGGAACTCGCTGGAGCCATCATCATAGCAATCCTGGCCATCGTTGTCCCCATTTTTTGTATCGGCCTCCTCGGCCTTTTGTTTTTTGTGATGATCCGAAAGACCGGCAGACTCCTCTTCGGGAAAAGAAAGTTCTCACCGCGATAA
- a CDS encoding tyrosine-type recombinase/integrase yields MSGFFVSKKIVAHSLRHTFASWLVEAGVDLHTVKELMGYLVIAMTERYAHLSNGTLQSATKTLERAIESTEKGKDGDKAGKILNFKK; encoded by the coding sequence TTGTCCGGCTTTTTTGTGAGTAAAAAGATCGTTGCCCATTCCTTGAGGCATACCTTTGCAAGCTGGCTTGTGGAAGCCGGGGTTGACCTACACACGGTCAAGGAACTTATGGGATATTTGGTCATTGCCATGACGGAAAGATACGCGCACCTTTCAAACGGGACCTTGCAGAGCGCCACAAAGACCCTTGAGAGGGCCATTGAGAGCACCGAAAAGGGAAAGGATGGAGATAAGGCCGGAAAGATTTTGAACTTTAAGAAATAG
- a CDS encoding acetate--CoA ligase family protein, with protein sequence MHALEHLFNPKSIAVIGASLDEYKAGYQVVFSLKDFPGRLYPVNPKVDSILGFKTYPNITAIPEKIDLALLTIPAAACPDAVEEAGRAGAASVMIISGGFAESGEAGKQLQERLMAACRTYGMRLLGPNTAGYANFHAAVSANFTPWIMEIKRGGIGLISQSGAMTFTISSLLHARKLGLSIATGTGNGADVDPADALDYLAQHSGTKVILLYFEGIANGRRLYEVVRKAAKQKPVVILTVGKGNVAEFAASHTGNLMGSYALKCAALSQAGAVVVETVDELIDAAAVFSQIRLEPKDEPGVGLLTGQAGPSMIMTDYLRSRGVVLPELGKTTVEKIRKLLPMSYIKNPVDTTRPGPSFPEVFQAMADDPVIDMLMIFAIHEPAVIDPVSLFERVKGKTRKPVLFVTAGFPDAVAGTVEAVEKMGVPAFTSPNSAARAAAALVHDAKAACSHPGEAVDLFKEEPPFENKTFNEGEAKDILDRIGIPTPTRAVCVDHEEALRAFRTLRKPCVVKVLDSAISHKTEVGGVQLNISNEDALLKALQRIDKIQKTRDNRRQYLIEEMAESGVEILLGARNDPSFGPSVMVGMGGVAAEAIGDTSIRLAPLSVGEAKAMLLELKGRRLFEGWRGSPQADVDSAAEAIVEIGQLISAHPEIREIDLNPVRVYEKGILALDALFIC encoded by the coding sequence ATGCATGCTTTGGAACATCTCTTCAATCCCAAGTCCATTGCCGTGATCGGTGCTTCCCTGGATGAATACAAGGCCGGCTATCAGGTGGTCTTCTCCCTCAAGGATTTTCCCGGCAGGCTCTACCCGGTAAATCCCAAGGTGGACTCCATTCTTGGATTCAAGACCTACCCCAATATCACGGCCATTCCCGAAAAAATCGACCTTGCCCTGCTGACCATTCCTGCCGCGGCCTGCCCTGACGCTGTTGAGGAAGCCGGGCGGGCGGGCGCGGCATCGGTCATGATCATCAGCGGCGGTTTCGCGGAATCCGGAGAAGCAGGTAAGCAACTGCAGGAGCGCCTCATGGCCGCTTGCAGAACCTACGGGATGCGCCTCCTCGGGCCGAATACAGCCGGGTATGCCAACTTTCACGCCGCTGTATCCGCCAACTTCACGCCCTGGATCATGGAAATAAAACGGGGCGGCATCGGCCTGATTTCGCAGAGCGGGGCCATGACTTTTACGATTTCCTCCCTTCTTCATGCCCGGAAGCTGGGGCTGAGCATTGCTACAGGAACGGGAAACGGAGCCGATGTGGATCCCGCTGATGCGTTGGATTATCTGGCCCAGCATTCCGGGACCAAGGTCATCCTCCTCTATTTTGAAGGGATTGCCAACGGCCGCAGGCTTTACGAGGTTGTTCGAAAAGCGGCAAAGCAGAAGCCGGTGGTGATCCTCACCGTGGGAAAGGGAAATGTGGCTGAATTTGCGGCTTCACATACGGGGAACTTGATGGGTTCCTATGCCTTGAAATGCGCCGCCCTTTCCCAGGCCGGGGCAGTCGTTGTTGAGACGGTGGATGAACTCATCGATGCCGCTGCCGTATTCTCTCAAATCCGGCTTGAACCGAAGGATGAGCCTGGAGTGGGACTTCTGACCGGACAGGCCGGTCCCAGCATGATCATGACCGATTACCTGCGGAGCCGGGGGGTGGTTTTACCCGAGTTGGGGAAAACCACCGTCGAGAAGATCCGGAAACTCCTGCCCATGAGCTATATCAAGAACCCTGTTGATACGACCCGGCCGGGGCCCTCCTTCCCGGAGGTTTTTCAGGCCATGGCTGATGATCCCGTTATCGATATGCTGATGATTTTCGCCATTCACGAGCCTGCCGTGATTGATCCGGTCTCACTTTTTGAAAGAGTCAAAGGCAAAACCCGAAAACCGGTTCTCTTCGTAACGGCAGGATTTCCTGATGCCGTGGCGGGCACTGTTGAAGCTGTTGAAAAGATGGGGGTTCCCGCCTTTACCTCTCCCAACAGTGCTGCCAGGGCGGCAGCAGCCCTGGTCCATGATGCAAAAGCCGCCTGCAGCCATCCCGGCGAAGCCGTGGACCTTTTCAAAGAGGAGCCCCCCTTTGAAAACAAGACCTTCAATGAGGGCGAGGCCAAGGATATTCTCGACCGGATCGGCATCCCCACGCCGACAAGGGCCGTTTGCGTGGACCATGAGGAGGCACTGAGAGCCTTCAGAACTCTGAGAAAGCCCTGTGTCGTCAAGGTTCTGGACAGCGCCATCTCCCATAAGACCGAGGTTGGGGGGGTGCAGTTGAACATCTCCAATGAGGATGCGCTGTTGAAGGCCCTGCAGCGCATCGACAAGATTCAAAAGACAAGAGATAACCGGAGGCAATACCTGATTGAAGAAATGGCTGAAAGCGGTGTGGAGATTCTTCTTGGGGCCAGGAATGACCCAAGCTTCGGGCCGTCTGTGATGGTGGGAATGGGCGGCGTCGCCGCCGAGGCCATAGGCGATACGAGCATCCGGCTTGCGCCGCTGAGTGTGGGAGAGGCAAAGGCCATGCTTTTGGAACTGAAGGGCCGGCGGCTTTTTGAGGGATGGCGGGGATCCCCGCAGGCGGATGTGGACAGCGCCGCAGAGGCGATCGTAGAAATCGGCCAACTGATATCTGCACACCCTGAGATTCGAGAAATCGACCTTAACCCGGTACGCGTCTACGAGAAGGGGATACTGGCCCTTGACGCACTCTTTATTTGCTGA
- a CDS encoding NUDIX domain-containing protein, translating into MMIDDPSDDREEDAAKELLLADLSHLQESFWKNEETGEKRVTFFITLVTAVITALVAISGEKGVTDNLLKELLLYFAFSSLFLVGLVTLFRLIKRNEVTDGYKKDMRNIRERFRDYYDDRGVLFRYRPFASPDEKKSSELRKFGGLAYTVAAINSLLVAAATAIALYSNSITPFLNTGTTIVIAFVAGFLIQIAYIRKREEQSKRDFSKPPFTHAGGVVVRYEEGKEPLFLIVSTSKAKIPPQWVLPKGHINTKTNESMERTAVREVWEEAGVVTSVRGPLGVSRFRMREEDVVTKYFLLEYIDEKESPEKREKQWCPYKEGSRRLTFPDARKLLRKADYIVSRHSRLSNLDI; encoded by the coding sequence ATGATGATTGACGATCCATCAGACGATAGAGAAGAAGACGCCGCGAAGGAGCTGCTGCTGGCAGATCTCAGCCATCTGCAGGAGTCCTTCTGGAAAAATGAGGAGACGGGCGAAAAGCGCGTAACGTTCTTCATCACCCTGGTTACCGCGGTGATTACCGCACTGGTCGCCATATCAGGCGAGAAAGGTGTGACAGACAATCTCCTGAAAGAACTTCTCCTCTACTTTGCTTTTTCTTCTTTATTCTTGGTTGGACTCGTTACGCTCTTCCGACTGATCAAAAGGAATGAAGTCACAGACGGCTACAAGAAGGACATGCGGAACATTCGGGAGAGATTCCGGGATTACTATGACGATCGGGGCGTGCTTTTCAGATACAGACCTTTCGCTTCCCCAGATGAAAAAAAGTCTTCAGAATTGCGAAAATTCGGTGGGCTCGCCTACACGGTTGCCGCAATAAACAGCCTCCTTGTAGCCGCGGCCACTGCTATAGCACTTTATTCCAACAGCATCACGCCATTCCTCAACACTGGAACAACAATCGTCATTGCCTTTGTTGCTGGATTCCTTATTCAGATAGCATATATCCGGAAAAGAGAAGAGCAAAGCAAGAGAGATTTCAGCAAACCTCCTTTCACACACGCCGGAGGCGTCGTTGTCAGGTACGAAGAAGGGAAAGAACCCCTTTTCCTGATCGTATCGACGTCGAAGGCGAAGATACCTCCTCAGTGGGTCCTTCCAAAGGGTCATATCAATACCAAAACAAACGAAAGCATGGAGAGGACGGCGGTCCGCGAGGTCTGGGAAGAAGCCGGCGTCGTAACAAGTGTCAGAGGGCCATTGGGAGTGAGCCGGTTTCGTATGAGGGAAGAAGACGTTGTTACGAAATACTTTTTGCTGGAGTACATCGACGAAAAGGAGAGCCCGGAGAAGCGCGAGAAGCAATGGTGTCCTTACAAGGAAGGCAGTCGACGATTGACTTTCCCTGATGCACGGAAACTCCTGCGAAAAGCGGACTACATAGTTTCCCGGCATTCACGGTTGTCAAATCTTGACATCTGA
- a CDS encoding type II toxin-antitoxin system RelB/DinJ family antitoxin — translation MARTAMINARTELELKKEVESIFKTLGLSTTEAINIFFRQVKLRHGLPFPVEIPNDATLKTFRDSDAGKGLVECEDADDMFRKLGV, via the coding sequence ATGGCACGGACAGCAATGATAAACGCCCGGACAGAACTTGAATTGAAGAAGGAAGTCGAAAGCATTTTCAAGACCCTGGGCCTTTCCACGACAGAGGCGATTAACATCTTCTTCCGTCAGGTTAAACTGCGTCATGGCTTGCCCTTCCCTGTTGAGATTCCGAATGATGCGACGCTTAAGACTTTCCGGGACAGCGACGCGGGAAAGGGGCTCGTTGAGTGTGAAGATGCCGATGATATGTTCAGGAAGCTGGGTGTCTGA
- a CDS encoding flavin reductase family protein has product MKDVDYMSVAEDTLNRIKKGAFLTVKSEHGVNTMTIGWVTFGFIWNKPILMVAVRPSRHTFGIIEAAKDFTVTVPLGDLHKEIAFCGSKSGRDVDKFKACNLETIDGRQVDSPVIKTQGRHFECRIVYKSAMDPVLLDKGYESSFYPQKDYHTLYFGEILACYETD; this is encoded by the coding sequence ATGAAAGATGTAGACTACATGAGCGTCGCAGAGGATACCCTCAACAGGATCAAAAAGGGGGCCTTCTTAACGGTAAAATCCGAGCATGGGGTCAACACCATGACTATCGGCTGGGTGACCTTCGGTTTTATCTGGAACAAACCGATCCTGATGGTTGCCGTACGGCCCAGTCGCCACACCTTTGGGATCATCGAGGCCGCCAAGGACTTTACCGTCACGGTTCCGCTGGGGGACTTGCATAAAGAGATCGCTTTCTGCGGTTCGAAATCTGGTCGGGATGTGGATAAATTCAAGGCATGCAACCTGGAAACAATCGACGGACGCCAGGTCGATTCGCCGGTCATTAAAACCCAGGGGCGCCATTTTGAATGTCGAATCGTCTACAAGTCCGCCATGGACCCGGTCCTTTTAGACAAGGGTTATGAATCTTCCTTTTATCCCCAAAAGGATTACCATACCCTTTATTTTGGTGAAATACTGGCGTGCTACGAAACGGATTGA
- a CDS encoding ADP-ribosylglycohydrolase family protein, protein MIGAIAGDVIGSVYEHSRMKTLNFPLFQEYSRFTDDTVMTLAIAEAILHSTDYAESMKSFGRRYPKAGYGRDFIKWIFASESRPYNSWGNGSAMRASPIGFAFSTAEIVLEEARKSAEVSHNHPEGIKGAQAAALAVFLARTGKSREEIRKEIGGRFAYNLDRTVDEIRPNYRFDVSCQGSVPEAIIAFLDSNDYEDTIRKAISLGGDSDTIACIAGGIAQAFYREIPPEIVKEVRKRLPGEFLSIIDKFNKEFMD, encoded by the coding sequence ATGATCGGCGCCATTGCCGGAGATGTCATCGGCTCCGTTTATGAACACAGTCGGATGAAAACGCTGAACTTTCCGTTGTTCCAGGAATACTCCCGTTTTACGGACGATACGGTGATGACCCTGGCGATTGCCGAGGCCATTCTTCATTCGACCGATTATGCCGAATCCATGAAATCCTTTGGCCGCAGATATCCGAAGGCGGGTTACGGCAGGGACTTCATAAAATGGATCTTTGCCTCTGAGAGCAGACCATACAACAGTTGGGGAAACGGTTCGGCCATGCGGGCAAGCCCGATAGGGTTCGCTTTTTCCACAGCGGAGATCGTGCTGGAGGAGGCCCGGAAGAGTGCCGAAGTTTCCCATAATCACCCGGAGGGGATCAAGGGGGCACAGGCTGCGGCACTTGCCGTCTTTCTCGCCAGGACAGGAAAAAGCAGGGAAGAAATCCGGAAAGAGATCGGCGGGCGTTTCGCCTACAACCTTGACCGGACCGTGGATGAAATCCGTCCGAATTACCGCTTCGATGTTTCCTGTCAGGGCTCCGTTCCGGAAGCCATCATCGCCTTTCTTGATTCGAACGATTATGAGGACACCATTCGAAAAGCGATCTCCCTGGGCGGAGACAGCGACACCATCGCCTGTATCGCCGGCGGAATCGCCCAGGCCTTTTACAGGGAAATTCCACCGGAAATTGTTAAGGAAGTCAGGAAGAGACTGCCCGGGGAGTTTTTATCGATCATCGACAAATTCAATAAAGAATTCATGGACTGA
- a CDS encoding glucoamylase family protein, with amino-acid sequence MKITRILLFSALLMLFFAASARVEADHSNPSDYQAGEESDTTRPLNLSSLPAAGQNVVSQAVLIDFSKTNIVTKADSGINDFSGNMGALNKNGISYGSSRLVCSKGNSCAQQLKWDFSIDSDREAYTGIFYSLFGLTDTRTTFDGTTVGTTSFPEHSLDLDRIDGQLIEPDGPRKFKTLRIQLANQGTATVTLRVELKDTKGGGRFSRFRISAVTAKTLIWNFRDSSQYRTVGGKDLDLQKAKILSFVIERENIGDKIKNPLKGKLAIHKVSYVPDRTEVEPLSNAKLLDLLERRAAQYFIDWTSRKKDSLGIPQDRSTFGDLLTVGGIGFALPAYIISAERGWISRSAAISKTLSVLRKLDDTSSFGATPMGRIGYKGFFYHFLGVDGKRKLNYDDPATPTREDLNTVELSTIDTGLALMGVLAAQSYFKGSAEKEVEIRSLAQRIYNRVEWDFMLRTEAPDANRFYLGWKPNEERKGASFEIPDAKGKGKYSGTSANPSTLDYYTDEALIDILLAAGSTTHPIDAQAAYCALIKTPDENKLIRTHPGALFTYQFLRAFINLQGVTLPACPGEGAANWYANSQKAINTTIQYVESNPPGFSTYGPNAWGLSAAEGPDDQYRAYCAPTAAIGVPPQDGTVTYYGMISSVSSGTSLKTRAIQALRNAWKRKDWHYRFSLPDAFNDNISQAGLAPVEGNPLLRKSGPWMNRQLFAIDQGPMLLHLENARSGLIWNLLAKNRNIKRGLDRLRTPLENSLQEEDREGEEQER; translated from the coding sequence ATGAAGATTACCAGGATTTTATTGTTTTCGGCCCTGTTGATGCTGTTTTTTGCGGCATCCGCCCGGGTAGAGGCGGACCATTCGAACCCGTCGGATTATCAGGCCGGGGAGGAATCTGATACGACACGCCCCCTTAATCTTTCCTCCCTTCCTGCCGCTGGACAGAACGTCGTCTCCCAGGCGGTCCTGATTGATTTCAGCAAGACGAATATCGTGACGAAAGCAGACAGCGGCATTAATGATTTTTCTGGCAACATGGGGGCGCTCAACAAAAACGGGATTTCATACGGAAGCAGCAGGCTGGTTTGTTCAAAGGGCAATTCATGTGCACAGCAGCTTAAATGGGATTTCAGCATTGACAGTGATCGAGAGGCGTATACGGGGATCTTCTATTCCCTCTTCGGCCTCACGGACACCCGGACAACCTTTGACGGGACGACGGTCGGGACAACCTCTTTCCCTGAACACAGTCTCGATCTCGACAGGATTGACGGCCAACTGATCGAACCGGACGGACCCCGCAAATTCAAGACCCTGCGGATCCAACTGGCCAATCAAGGAACTGCAACGGTAACGCTACGCGTCGAACTGAAAGATACGAAGGGAGGCGGCAGGTTTTCCCGTTTCAGAATCAGCGCGGTGACAGCAAAAACGCTTATCTGGAATTTTCGCGATTCTTCGCAGTACAGGACGGTCGGGGGAAAGGACCTGGATCTTCAGAAGGCAAAGATCCTGAGTTTCGTGATCGAACGGGAGAACATCGGGGACAAGATCAAGAACCCCCTCAAGGGGAAATTGGCCATTCATAAGGTATCCTATGTTCCGGATCGCACCGAGGTCGAGCCTTTAAGCAACGCGAAACTGCTCGATCTTCTTGAAAGACGTGCGGCCCAGTATTTTATCGACTGGACGAGCCGCAAGAAGGATTCTCTGGGAATCCCCCAGGACCGTTCCACTTTCGGTGATCTCCTGACGGTAGGCGGCATCGGCTTCGCCCTGCCGGCATACATCATCAGCGCCGAACGGGGCTGGATTTCGCGAAGCGCCGCAATATCAAAGACGCTCTCCGTGCTTCGCAAGCTCGACGATACCTCTTCATTCGGGGCCACCCCCATGGGACGCATCGGGTACAAGGGCTTTTTCTACCATTTCCTCGGAGTTGACGGCAAAAGAAAGCTCAATTACGATGATCCGGCGACCCCGACGCGCGAGGACCTCAACACGGTCGAGCTCTCGACAATCGATACCGGCCTGGCGCTGATGGGCGTCCTTGCGGCACAGAGCTATTTTAAAGGCTCAGCAGAGAAAGAAGTTGAAATACGGTCATTGGCCCAGCGCATCTATAACCGGGTCGAGTGGGACTTCATGCTGAGGACGGAAGCCCCTGATGCAAACCGGTTCTATCTCGGCTGGAAACCAAACGAAGAGCGAAAAGGCGCCTCCTTCGAGATCCCTGACGCGAAAGGAAAAGGCAAATATTCCGGGACCTCCGCAAATCCTTCAACGCTCGACTATTACACGGACGAGGCCCTGATTGACATCCTGCTTGCCGCCGGTTCCACAACCCACCCGATCGATGCCCAGGCCGCCTATTGCGCCCTGATCAAAACACCCGATGAAAACAAACTCATTCGGACCCATCCGGGGGCTTTATTCACCTATCAATTCCTTCGGGCCTTTATCAACCTGCAAGGCGTCACCCTCCCGGCCTGTCCCGGTGAAGGGGCGGCAAATTGGTATGCCAATTCCCAGAAGGCGATCAACACAACGATCCAGTATGTCGAGAGCAATCCCCCGGGATTTTCGACCTACGGGCCCAATGCCTGGGGCTTGTCCGCAGCGGAGGGACCGGACGACCAGTACCGGGCTTACTGCGCTCCGACCGCGGCCATAGGCGTTCCGCCACAGGACGGGACGGTCACCTATTACGGGATGATAAGCTCCGTGAGCTCCGGCACAAGCCTCAAAACCAGGGCTATTCAGGCGTTGCGGAACGCCTGGAAGAGAAAAGACTGGCATTACCGGTTCTCCCTTCCGGACGCCTTCAACGACAACATCTCCCAGGCCGGCCTCGCCCCTGTCGAAGGCAATCCGCTCCTCCGCAAGAGCGGACCCTGGATGAACCGGCAGCTCTTTGCAATCGACCAGGGACCGATGCTCCTTCATCTCGAAAATGCCCGTTCCGGCCTCATCTGGAACCTCCTGGCGAAGAACAGGAACATCAAGAGGGGTTTGGATCGCCTTCGCACGCCCCTTGAGAACTCCCTCCAGGAAGAGGACAGGGAAGGCGAGGAGCAGGAAAGGTGA